The Vigna unguiculata cultivar IT97K-499-35 chromosome 6, ASM411807v1, whole genome shotgun sequence genome contains a region encoding:
- the LOC114186851 gene encoding pentatricopeptide repeat-containing protein At4g16390, chloroplastic-like — protein sequence MAQSYPLSTSSSSSSSSPSSHALYYRKSIAITTSISFSHSSRHFKLLNFSYQLSPFLSKPKTLLQATNTLQDTKLDDPVAKSPSLSKNSIWVNPKSPRAKQLWKNSSHAISSPLAKLAKSLDSCNPTSEHVSEILSVLGDDVLERDAVIILNAMVNPYTALLAVDYFKQKIKPCSHVILYNVTLKLFREVKDFEGAEKLFDEMLQRGIHPNLITFSTMISCASMCSFPHKAVKWFEMMPSFGCEPDNNLSSSMIYVYARTGNADMALKLYDRAKAEKWHVDTVVFSGLIKMFGMSGNYDECLNVYNDMKVLGAKPNLVTYNALLYAMGRAKRAREAKAIYEEMIDNGLSPTWPTYAALLQAYCRARFSKNAMRVYKEMKEKGKDIDVVLYNMLFDMCANVGCVDEAVKIFEDMKSSGTCRPDKFTYASLINMYSCLSKISEMEAMFNEMMESGFQPDVIVLTSLVHCYGKAKRADDVVKVFNQLMDLGISPDGRFCDCVLYAMSQVPKEESGKLAGCIEKANPMLGSVLRYLMKKHEGGENFRKEALELFNSTEPEVKKSMCNCLIDLCVNLDVPDRARDLLDLGLTLRIYTDIQSRSQAKWSLHLKRLSVGAALTALSVWINDLSKALELGEELPPLLGINTGHGKHRLSDKALPTVFESYLKELKAPFHKAANMDGWFLATSEAATSWLQSRGSTVALPQ from the coding sequence ATGGCTCAATCTTACCCTCTCAGcacttcttcatcttcttcatcttcttcccctTCTTCTCACGCACTCTATTATCGCAAATCCATCGCCATCACCACATCTATCTCATTCTCTCACTCTTCCCGCCATTTCAAACTTCTCAATTTTTCTTATCAACTCTCTCCTTTCCTctctaaacccaaaaccctgcTCCAAGCCACCAACACTCTACAAGACACAAAACTCGACGACCCAGTTGCAAAATCTCCATCTTTATCGAAAAATTCCATCTGGGTCAATCCCAAAAGCCCCAGAGCCAAACAGCTTTGGAAGAATTCCAGTCATGCCATTTCATCACCTCTTGCCAAACTCGCCAAGTCTCTGGATTCATGCAACCCCACCAGCGAACATGTCTCTGAAATCCTCAGCGTTTTAGGGGACGACGTTTTAGAACGCGATGCCGTCATTATTCTCAATGCCATGGTGAATCCCTACACTGCACTCCTCGCTGTTGACTACTTCAAGCAGAAGATAAAACCCTGTAGTCACGTTATTCTCTACAACGTTACCCTGAAGCTGTTTAGGGAGGTAAAGGATTTTGAAGGAGCAGAGAAGCTGTTTGATGAAATGCTTCAAAGAGGGATCCACCCTAATCTCATTACTTTTTCAACTATGATTAGCTGCGCTTCCATGTGTTCTTTTCCGCATAAGGCTGTGAAGTGGTTTGAGATGATGCCCAGTTTCGGGTGTGAACCGGATAATAATTTGTCCTCGTCCATGATATATGTTTATGCAAGAACTGGTAATGCTGACATGGCTTTGAAACTGTACGATCGAGCAAAAGCAGAGAAATGGCATGTTGACACGGTGGTGTTCTCGGGGTTGATTAAGATGTTTGGGATGTCAGGGAATTACGATGAGTGCTTGAACGTTTACAATGATATGAAAGTTCTTGGTGCGAAACCGAATTTGGTAACATATAATGCTCTGTTGTATGCCATGGGGAGAGCTAAGAGAGCCCGGGAAGCCAAAGCTATATATGAGGAGATGATAGATAATGGATTGTCACCAACTTGGCCTACCTACGCAGCTCTGTTACAAGCCTATTGTAGAGCCCGGTTCAGCAAGAATGCTATGAGAGTTTACAAGGAAATGAAGGAAAAAGGAAAGGATATCGATGTAGTTCTTTATAACATGCTTTTTGACATGTGTGCAAATGTTGGTTGTGTGGATGAAGCtgttaaaatttttgaagacATGAAAAGTTCTGGGACTTGTCGACCGGACAAATTTACATATGCATCTTTGATCAACATGTACTCTTGCCTTAGCAAAATTTCAGAGATGGAGGCCATGTTCAATGAAATGATGGAATCTGGATTTCAGCCTGATGTAATAGTTCTTACATCACTTGTCCATTGCTACGGAAAAGCCAAGCGAGCTGATGATGTTGTAAAGGTATTTAATCAGCTCATGGATTTGGGCATCAGTCCTGATGGCCGCTTCTGTGATTGTGTTCTATATGCAATGTCCCAAGTACCAAAAGAAGAATCTGGTAAGCTCGCAGGTTGCATTGAGAAGGCTAATCCAATGCTTGGGTCTGTGTTAAGgtatttgatgaaaaaacaTGAGGGTGGTGAAAATTTTAGAAAGGAAGCATTAGAACTTTTTAACTCAACTGAACCTGAGGTAAAAAAGTCCATGTGTAATTGTTTAATTGATCTTTGTGTGAACCTGGATGTGCCCGACAGAGCTCGTGACCTTTTGGATCTGGGGTTGACTCTTAGGATATATACTGATATACAGTCAAGATCTCAAGCTAAGTGGTCTCTGCATCTGAAGAGACTCTCAGTTGGAGCTGCTCTGACTGCCTTAAGTGTTTGGATAAATGACTTGTCTAAGGCTTTGGAGTTAGGGGAAGAGCTTCCACCACTACTTGGAATCAACACTGGGCATGGGAAACACAGGCTTTCAGATAAAGCTTTGCCCACTGTTTTTGAATCATATCTGAAGGAACTTAAAGCTCCATTCCATAAGGCTGCCAATATGGATGGCTGGTTTTTGGCTACCAGTGAAGCAGCCACTTCATGGCTGCAGTCCAGGGGTTCAACAGTGGCTCTTCCCCAATGA
- the LOC114187291 gene encoding pentatricopeptide repeat-containing protein At4g16390, chloroplastic-like yields MAQPHPLCSSHCSTYSFSFHSGKPFIIVPSRSKTLLPAPPRFSSAQPFNTLRDANDPDAKSSSLSKNSIWVNPKSSRAKQLWKISPRARSSFLSKLAKSLDSCNPTNEHVSQILDVLGDNIFERDAVFILDVMVNPTTALLALEYFRQKINPVKHVVLYNVTLKVFREVRDFEGAEKLFGEMVQRGVHPNIITFSTIISSASMCSMPRKAVEWFEKMHSFGVEPDNSIFSFMIRAYASSGNAEMAMKLYDRAKAEKWSVDTGVFSALIKTCGILENFDGCLSVYNDMKVLGVKPNMLTFNTLLYAMGRARRALDAKAIYEEMINSGFSPSWATYAALLQAYCKARFREDALGVYREMKEKGMDVDAVLYNLLFDMCADVGCLDEASEIFEDMKSSGTCQPDNLTYACLINMYSSHLKHSDSLESRNPWEQQVSTILKGIVDKISEGDAIFILSKMVDPNTALFVLRYFQSKINFSRDKEVISYNVTLNLFRKSRDFEGAEALFDEMLYRGVKLDNITFSTMVNCASVCGLPDKAVELFEKMSSFGFERDGITSSAMIYAYARTNKVDKALELYDRAKAEKWRIDALTFSTLIKMFSVAGNYDKCLIIYQDMKVLGVKPSVVTYNNLLGAMLRARNHRQAKTIYNEMKNSGISPDFITYASLLEVYTRALCGEDAFGLYKEMQGNGVNVTADLYNKLLSMCADLGYIDKAVEIFYDMKSSGSCQPDSWTFTFLITMYSRSGRVSEAEGILNEMIQSGLQPNIFVMTSLVQCYGKVKRTDDVVKVFNQLLELGIDPNDHFCSCLLSVLTQTPKEEAGKLTDCIEKANPKLGTVVRYLVEGKEGNGDFRKETVELLNSFHAEVKKPLCNCLIDLCFKLNVPERACDILDLGLMLEIYTDIQSRSQNQWSLHLKELSVGAAMTALHVWINDLSRALESEEDLPPLLGINTGHGKHKYSDKGLATVVESHLKELDAPFYEASDNPGWFLVTKTAAESWLQSRGSTESIASLNTLALGVPAVAL; encoded by the coding sequence ATGGCTCAGCCTCACCCTCTTTGCTCTTCCCATTGTTCCACTTATTCTTTCTCATTCCATTCTGGCAAACCCTTCATTATCGTTCCTTCTCGTTCCAAAACTCTTCTCCCCGCCCCACCACGCTTCTCCTCTGCACAACCCTTCAACACTCTACGAGACGCAAATGACCCAGATGCAAAGTCTTCGTCTTTATCCAAAAATTCAATCTGGGTCAATCCCAAAAGCTCCAGAGCCAAACAACTTTGGAAGATTTCACCTCGGGCCAGGTCATCATTTCTCTCCAAACTCGCCAAGTCTCTGGACTCGTGCAACCCTACCAACGAACACGTCTCTCAAATCCTCGATGTCTTAGGGGACAACATTTTCGAACGCGATGCTGTGTTTATTCTCGATGTTATGGTCAATCCCACTACTGCACTCCTCGCTCTTGAGTACTTCCGGCAAAAGATTAACCCCGTAAAACATGTTGTTCTTTACAACGTTACTCTGAAGGTGTTTAGGGAGGTTAGGGATTTTGAAGGTGCAGAGAAGTTGTTTGGTGAAATGGTTCAAAGAGGAGTCCACCCTAATATCATTACGTTTTCAACTATAATTAGCTCTGCTTCCATGTGTTCTATGCCGCGCAAGGCTGTGGAGTGGTTTGAGAAAATGCATTCCTTCGGGGTTGAACCTGATAATAGTATATTCTCCTTTATGATTCGTGCTTATGCGAGTAGTGGTAATGCCGAAATGGCTATGAAACTCTACGATCGTGCAAAAGCAGAGAAATGGAGCGTTGACACGGGAGTGTTCTCGGCATTAATTAAGACATGTGGGATATTGGAGAATTTTGATGGATGTCTGAGTGTTTACAATGATATGAAGGTTCTTGGTGTCAAGCCTAACATGCTAACTTTTAACACGCTGTTGTATGCCATGGGGAGAGCGAGGAGGGCCTTGGATGCGAAGGCTATATATGAGGAGATGATAAATAGTGGATTTTCACCAAGTTGGGCTACCTATGCGGCTCTTTTACAAGCCTATTGTAAAGCACGGTTTCGTGAGGATGCGCTGGGAGTTTACAGGGAAATGAAGGAAAAGGGAATGGATGTGGATGCAGTTCTTTATAACTTGCTTTTTGACATGTGTGCTGATGTTGGTTGCTTGGACGAAGCTTCTGAAATCTTTGAAGACATGAAAAGTTCGGGGACTTGCCAACCAGACAATTTGACATACGCGTGCTTGATCAACATGTACAGTTCTCATCTGAAACACAGCGATTCCTTGGAGTCGAGAAATCCATGGGAGCAACAGGTCTCCACAATTTTGAAAGGTATAGTGGACAAGATTTCAGAAGGAGATGCTATATTTATTCTCAGTAAGATGGTGGATCCCAACACTGCCTTATTTGTACTTAGATATTTCCAGAGCAAGATTAATTTCAGCAGGGATAAGGAGGTGATTAGTTACAACGTGACCCTGAATTTGTTTAGGAAGTCTAGGGATTTTGAAGGAGCAGAGGCtttgtttgatgaaatgcttTATAGAGGTGTAAAACTAGATAACATTACATTTTCAACAATGGTTAACTGTGCTAGTGTGTGTGGTTTGCCCGATAAGGCTGTGGAGCTATTCGAAAAGATGTCCAGCTTTGGGTTTGAACGTGATGGCATCACAAGCTCAGCCATGATATATGCTTATGCACGCACAAATAAGGTTGATAAGGCTTTGGAACTATATGATCGTGCAAAAGCTGAGAAATGGCGAATTGACGCACTGACGTTCTCAACTTTGATCAAGATGTTTAGCGTGGCAGGAAACTACGATAAATGCTTGATAATCTACCAAGACATGAAGGTTCTTGGTGTGAAGCCTAGCGTGGTCACATATAACAATCTGTTGGGTGCCATGTTGAGAGCTAGGAATCACCGACAGGCCAAGACTATATATAATGAGATGAAAAACAGTGGTATTTCACCAGATTTTATAACATATGCATCACTTTTGGAAGTCTATACTAGAGCACTATGTGGTGAAGATGCTTTTGGTCTTTATAAGGAAATGCAAGGGAACGGAGTGAATGTAACTGCGGATCTTTATAACAAGCTTTTGTCCATGTGCGCTGATCTTGGCTACATAGATAAAGctgttgaaattttttatgatatgaaAAGTTCTGGGTCTTGCCAACCTGACAGTTGGACATTTACTTTCTTAATCACCATGTATTCCCGCAGTGGGAGAGTTTCAGAGGCGGAAGGGATATTGAATGAAATGATCCAATCTGGATTACaacctaatatttttgttatgacaTCACTTGTCCAGTGCTATGGAAAAGTTAAGCGAACTGATGATGTTGTGAAAGTATTTAATCAACTTCTGGAATTGGGCATTGATCCAAATGATCACTTCTGCAGTTGTCTGTTAAGTGTTTTGACTCAAACACCAAAAGAAGAGGCTGGTAAACTAACAGATTGCATTGAGAAGGCTAATCCAAAGCTTGGGACTGTAGTAAGATATTTGGTGGAAGGGAAGGAGGGCAATGGAGATTTTAGAAAGGAAACGGTAGAACttttaaattcatttcatgCTGAGGTGAAAAAGCCTTTATGCAATTGTCTAATTGATCTTTGTTTCAAACTGAATGTGCCTGAAAGAGCATGCGACATTCTGGATTTAGGACTGATGCTTGAGATATATACAGATATACAATCCAGATCTCAAAATCAGTGGTCTTTGCATCTGAAGGAGCTCTCAGTTGGAGCTGCTATGACTGCATTACATGTTTGGATTAATGACTTGTCTCGGGCATTGGAATCAGAGGAGGACCTTCCTCCACTTCTTGGAATTAATACTGGGCACGGAAAACACAAGTATTCAGACAAAGGCTTGGCTACTGTAGTTGAATCACATTTGAAGGAACTCGATGCTCCATTCTACGAGGCTTCAGATAACCCTGGTTGGTTTTTGGTTACAAAGACAGCAGCGGAATCATGGCTGCAATCTAGGGGTTCAACAGAATCAATAGCTAGTTTGAACACTCTGGCTTTAGGTGTTCCAGCAGTGGCACTTTAG
- the LOC114186688 gene encoding pentatricopeptide repeat-containing protein At4g16390, chloroplastic-like, producing the protein MASHICISHSFLFHNHQSFPSSSSSSSSSFSLHNFLFSNFASSFKRFTLLSKASLHHPNTHAPHQDAVSRDVDTNSSSSSKSRVWVNPSSSRAKHFRTKSSTSRHSYLTRLAESLNSCIPTAQHVSTILKGLGDNVSESDAVFILDKMVNSVTAPFVLRYFLDKIKPSGDTEVILFNITLKTFRKSRDFEGAEKLFDEMIQRGVKPDNITFSTLINSARMCSLPNKAVEWFEKLPSFGCEPDAMLYSAMVSAYAQTNNVDMALRLYDRAKAERWSLDASTFSSLIKMHGVLGNYDEGLRIFQEMKALGVKPSVVTYNTLLGGLFKARRSWQAKNIYKEMVTDGVLPDFITYSTLLRIYAAAQYSDGAFGVYEEMKRHGMDMSVDLYNRLLAMCANVGCIEEAVEIFEDMKSSGTCQPNSLSFSSLITVYSCNGMVSEAEGTLNEMVQSGFQPTIYVLTSLVQCYGKAKRTDDVVKIFKQLVDLHIVPDVQFCCCLLNVMTQTPKEELGKIIECIEKANTQLGSVIRYLVEEKEDDGNFRKEISELLNSIDVKAKKPLCNCLIDLCVRLNEPNRARDLLELGLTLEIYKNLQSRSQNQWSLHLKKLSVGAAMTALNVWINDLSKALESGEDLPPLLGVNTGYGKHKYVSDKGLASVCESHLRELNAPFHEAPDKAGWFLVTKDAAKSWLECRSSTESIADLNFQVSETEELISRLGRSLCSCSRV; encoded by the exons ATGGCTTCACACATTTGCATCTCTCACTCTtttcttttccataatcatCAATCTTttccctcttcttcttcttcttcttcttcttcattttctctgcaCAATTTTCTATTCTCAAACTTCGCTTCCTCGTTCAAACGCTTCACACTTCTCTCCAAAGCCTCTCTCCACCACCCTAACACCCACGCGCCACACCAAGACGCTGTTTCTCGTGACGTAGATACAAACTCCTCGTCTTCATCCAAAAGCCGCGTTTGGGTTAATCCCAGCAGCTCTCGAGCCAAACACTTCCGAACCAAATCGTCGACCTCCAGGCACAGTTACCTCACCAGACTTGCGGAGTCATTGAACTCGTGCATTCCCACCGCGCAACATGTATCCACAATTTTGAAGGGTCTAGGAGACAATGTTTCAGAAAGTGACGCTGTGTTCATTCTTGACAAGATGGTGAATTCTGTTACCGCGCCCTTTGTTCTCAGATACTTCCTGGACAAGATTAAACCCTCTGGAGACACCGAGGTTATTCTCTTTAACATCACCCTGAAAACGTTTAGGAAATCTAGGGATTTTGAAGGCGCAGAGAAGCTGTTCGATGAAATGATTCAACGAGGGGTCAAACCTGATAACATTACATTTTCGACTTTGATTAACTCTGCTAGGATGTGTTCCTTGCCCAATAAAGCCGTGGAATGGTTTGAAAAGCTGCCGAGTTTCGGGTGTGAACCCGATGCCATGTTGTACTCGGCTATGGTGTCTGCTTATGCGCAAACTAATAATGTTGATATGGCTTTGAGATTGTATGATCGTGCAAAAGCTGAGAGATGGAGCCTTGATGCATCGACATTCTCATCGTTGATTAAGATGCATGGCGTGTTAGGGAACTATGACGAGGGCTTGAGAATCTTCCAGGAAATGAAGGCTCTTGGCGTGAAGCCTAGCGTGGTCACATACAACACACTGCTGGGTGGCTTGTTCAAGGCTAGGAGGTCATGGCAGgccaaaaatatatataaagagatggTAACTGATGGGGTTTTGCCGGATTTTATAACCTATTCTACTCTTTTGCGAATTTATGCTGCAGCACAATATAGTGATGGTGCTTTCGGTGTTTATGAGGAAATGAAGAGGCATGGAATGGATATGAGTGTGGATCTTTATAACAGGCTCTTGGCTATGTGTGCTAATGTTGGTTGCATAGAGGAAGCTGTTGAAATTTTTGAAGACATGAAAAGTTCGGGGACTTGTCAGCCTAATAGCTTATCATTTTCATCCTTAATTACTGTATATTCCTGCAATGGGATGGTTTCAGAAGCAGAAGGAACGTTGAATGAAATGGTCCAGTCTGGATTTCAGCCTACTATTTATGTTCTGACCTCACTTGTCCAGTGCTATGGGAAAGCTAAGCGAACTGATGATGTTGTGAAGATTTTTAAGCAACTCGTTGATTTGCACATTGTTCCCGATGTTCAATTTTGTTGTTGTCTTTTGAATGTTATGACTCAAACCCCAAAAGAAGAGCTTGGTAAGATAATAGAGTGCATCGAGAAGGCTAATACACAGCTGGGTTCTGTAATAAGATATTTGGTGGAAGAGAAGGAGGATGATGGAAATTTTAGAAAGGAAATATCAGAACTTCTTAATTCAATTGATGTTAAAGCAAAGAAGCCCTTATGCAATTGTCTAATTGATCTTTGTGTCAGACTGAATGAGCCGAACAGAGCACGTGACCTTCTGGAGTTAGGATTGACGCTTgagatatataaaaatttacaatCCAGATCTCAAAATCAGTGGTCTTTACATTTGAAGAAACTCTCAGTTGGGGCTGCTATGACCGCATTAAATGTTTGGATAAATGACTTGTCTAAGGCATTGGAATCAGGGGAAGACCTTCCACCTCTACTTGGAGTTAACACTGGGTATGGAAAACACAAATATGTTTCAGACAAAGGTTTGGCTAGTGTATGTGAATCACACTTGAGGGAACTCAATGCTCCATTCCATGAGGCTCCAGATAAGGCTGGCTGGTTTTTGGTTACAAAGGATGCAGCCAAATCATGGCTGGAGTGCAGGAGTTCAACTGAATCAATTGCTGATTTGAACTTTCAGGTTTCAG AGACTGAGGAGCTGATATCTAGGCTAGGTAGGTCTCTTTGCAGCTGTTCCAGAGTCTAG